The following proteins are encoded in a genomic region of Drosophila miranda strain MSH22 chromosome 4, D.miranda_PacBio2.1, whole genome shotgun sequence:
- the LOC108161899 gene encoding UHRF1-binding protein 1-like isoform X7, with the protein MVSLIKNQLLKHLSIYTKNLSSDKINLSTFRGEGELSNLELDERVLTELLELPSWLRLTSAWCNHVSFRISWTKLKSVPITLTLDEVRITIETCNPMTRDAGGGGSGSPAAAAAALPQVPQGKYSFIHKVVDGITIVVNTVNVNFVSAAFTASVQMSRIRVESKTPKWANADLRMTRLKDAQKGIILIFKELSWQTVRIEASSTQDKSLTPLRLLTNHARCRITIRKRLADCSLLASRLVLILDDLLWVLTDSQLKAALHFVDSLSGLIKAATHATQKTKAARKMQTLPEYKAQVEQQQNRLSESAHTTTAQRMFNAFDVRETSYHFFSQRIDLHLCDDEGDGRSSYPELDKGGALQVSVTAFQVDYYPYHLAKSDRSHWAKYKEASVAPALWLKESLNAFREAVLNLSQPNRPATHAPLERSTPASPIMLNASMLSSQHGGSVSNGSSTPTAAAASAAAGSGGSGSGSASASSQMSQAAQQRHTLENLAKLMSSCVILRIEDFTLYRVTTSGKKSMPKEFVSAQHKRKSKSSGDKDRYSFPAEMPIIHAEYTYFYYPGDFVFPLPPSKIFMHVNPIQVHFDLGSILWLNSFGLNLHESLLRTSVGSQNTPQQQQSQQQQRSALGSIASNGSYGTQMAALNVDQEPNLMYMDVKVEAIMPRVVMEAALDAPNQKDRPKTMQIQVSRFALTNIREMGSSRADLAQALHSLQEGSLVFGSGFPSVEGDMCIVTDRILSHVAASDVSMMSPMSPAGAGGQQLPRSASNQYLSRYVMWLEPRDVWCIKLDPVWVDFLGARSLGPNKSIPFVDAVPVTLWLHAGSAQAQLDLGKSTTASMESMGLTPLAPLPPLQPCNPFLSDEDVRVGASPPAAAAPALDLTADVHAIAHISNLVSLQIDHYQLLFLLRLAEELNEMSTFLNLDADRILQKQNEQKSIIFGCVVPQIEVTLVMPSPTPGGNITWPTPPPLDQLKSNTFGSVESPSPVTNDPPLFDSNIHTSNPNTHGYNVQIQSTPTLASSTPSQGSRPDTGISTQSASSASKSGKSTAGRSAGGGTDTVPSLTKEINSGLLSMKKGFSSFMTSIDSAIKSGTPNDDASDTFSIQSDISSDSENFAIVMGDDKTMDCMDVMFRLNPFTTDNNMKASPVEVASEVYEEPSSYKTNMSSPSEPSEGSTWRRRDLVSMATFRLTTVELIRQQEGPKSSVRLQVAAVSCDECGAIPWDELQIAHQANKTKFGARCKAWNLAPYNPEAPPCIRLRLDETLNMPNQIEGIIDRKRIQSWITHHAEIRVKDIDMDLSMSTVIGLGDLAEDEVISSPMPVTINLENVRINLLEDRPPVNITSPGPVPINLCIGRMRLERDQSGLLNIQPIDTNMSAGQHQTLGNALFRAPREREREVLSMQLVMQQMKLDNDQLRRQLGDSKVNTESYRQKTKQETDVLRSYLKAAQDDISILLEEKKALLDTIRALQLRHVKLKNTTNNNARTKASTDLIEYEPKE; encoded by the exons ATGGTCTCGCTGATAAAGAACCAATTGCTCAAGCATTTGTCCAT CTACACAAAGAACCTCTCATCGGACAAAATCAACCTGAGCACATTCCGCGGCGAGGGGGAGCTCTCGAACCTGGAGCTGGACGAGCGGGTGCTCACCGAGCTGCTGGAGTTACCCAGCTGGCTGCGCCTGACATCGGCTTGGTGCAACCATGTTTCCTTCCGCATTAGCTGGACAAAGCTGAAGAGCGTGCCCATCACACTG ACGCTGGATGAGGTGCGCATCACCATCGAAACCTGCAATCCCATGACACGCGATGCAGGAGGCGGAGGATCGGGATctcctgctgccgctgccgctgccctgCCACAAGTGCCTCAGGGGAAGTACAGTTTCATCCATAAGGTAGTCGACGGCATCACCATCGTGGTCAACACTGTGAATGTGAACTTTGTGAGCGCCGCCTTCACCGCCTCGGTGCAAATGTCGCGCATTCGAGTCGAGTCAAAGACTCCCAAGTGGGCCAATGCTGACCTCCGCATGACACGCCTCAAGGACGCCCAGAAGGGTATCATACTAATCTTCAAGGAGCTCTCCTGGCAGACCGTCCGCATCGAGGCcagctctactcaggacaaatcGCTGACTCCTCTGCGTCTGCTCACGAATCATGCCCGCTGCCGAATAACCATTCGCAAGCGTTTGGCGGACTGTTCGCTGCTCGCTTCCCGCCTGGTCCTCATCCTGGACGATCTTCTCTGGGTGCTAACCGACTCGCAGCTGAAGGCGGCTCTGCATTTTGTGGACTCCCTGTCGGGCCTCATCAAGGCGGCCACCCATGCCACGCAAAAGACAAAGGCGGCTCGCAAAATGCAG ACTCTGCCCGAGTACAAGGCCCAggtggagcagcagcagaaccgTCTGTCCGAATCGGCTCACACGACAACAGCACAGCGCATGTTCAATGCGTTCGATGTGCGCGAAACCTCGTACCACTTCTTCAGCCAGCGCATCGATCTGCATCTGTGCGACGACGAGGGGGACGGGCGTTCTAGCTACCCCGAGCTGGACAAGGGTGGCGCCCTGCAGGTCTCGGTAACGGCCTTTCAGGTCGACTACTATCCGTACCATCTGGCCAAATCGGATCGATCGCACTGGGCCAAGTACAAGGAGGCCTCGGTGGCACCGGCGCTGTGGTTGAAGGAATCCCTGAATGCCTTCCGCGAGGCAGTGCTCAATTTGAGCCAGCCCAATCGGCCGGCCACGCATGCCCCGCTCGAGCGGAGCACCCCGGCCTCACCCATTATGCTGAACGCAAGCATGCTAAGCTCCCAGCACGGGGGTAGCGTCTCCAATGGCAGCAGCACCCCCACTGCGGCAGctgcatctgctgctgctggctctggcggatccggctccggctctgcCTCGGCCAGCAGCCAAATGTCGCAGGCAGCTCAGCAGCGCCACACCCTGGAGAACCTGGCCAAGTTGATGAGTTCGTGCGTTATCCTGAGGATTGAGGACTTTACCCTGTATCGCGTTACTACTTCGGGCAAGAAGTCCATGCCAAAGGAATTCGTCTCAG CACAACATAAAAGGAAGAGCAAATCCTCAG GCGACAAGGATAGGTATTCGTTTCCCGCCGAGATGCCCATTATCCATGCCGAGTATACGTACTTCTACTACCCCGGAGACTTTGTCTTTCCAC TGCCACCTTCGAAGATATTTATGCATGTGAATCCTATTCAGGTGCACTTCGATCTCGGCTCCATTCTCTGGCTCAACTCCTTTGGCCTGAACCTGCACGAGAGTCTGCTGCGCACGAGTGTTGGCTCACAGAATacaccgcagcagcagcagtcgcaacagcagcaacgaAGTGCACTCGGCTCGATTGCCTCCAATGGCTCCTATGGCACACAGATGGCCGCATTGAATGTGGACCAGGAGCCCAATCTGATGTACATGGATGTCAAGGTGGAGGCGATTATGCCGCGTGTCGTCATGGAGGCGGCCCTGGATGCGCCCAACCAAAAGGACCGGCCAAAGACGATGCAGATCCAAGTGTCGCGTTTTGCCTTAACCAACATCCGCGAAATGGGAAGCTCTCGGGCGGACTTGGCCCAAGCGCTGCACTCTCTGCAGGAGGGTTCGCTAGTCTTCGGATCGGGTTTCCCGTCGGTCGAGGGTGACATGTGCATTGTCACGGATCGCATACTGTCCCATGTGGCGGCCTCGGATGTCAGCATGATGTCGCCCATGTCGCCGGCGGGTGCCGGTGGCCAGCAGCTGCCGCGCTCCGCCTCCAATCAGTACCTGTCCCGCTATGTTATGTGGCTGGAGCCCAGGGACGTGTGGTGCATTAAGCTGGATCCCGTGTGGGTGGATTTCCTGGGCGCTCGCTCGCTGGGCCCCAACAAATCTATTCCCTTTGTGGATGCTGTGCCCGTCACGCTCTGGTTGCATGCGGGTTCCGCCCAGGCACAACTGGATTTGGGAAAGAGCACCACAGCCAGCATGGAGAGTATGGGACTGACCCCACTGgcaccactgcccccgcttcAGCCCTGCAATCCCTTCCTGAGCGACGAGGATGTGCGTGTCGGTGCCAGCCctcctgctgcagctgctcctgctctcGATCTCACTGCGGATGTGCATGCCATAGCGCACATCTCGAATCTGGTCAGCCTGCAAATCGATCATTACCAGCTGCTCTTCTTGCTGCGACTCGCCGAGGAGCTCAATGAGATGTCTACCTTCCTCAATCTGGATGCCGATCGCATCCTGCAAAAA CAAAATGAACAAAAGTCGATTATTTTTGGCTGCGTTGTGCCGCAGATCGAGGTGACGCTCGTGATGCCATCGCCAACACCTG GCGGAAACATCACCTGGCCTACACCACCGCCGTTGGATCAGCTGAAGAGCAATACATTTGGCAGCGTTGAGTCACCATCGCCTGTCACCAACGATCCGCCGCTTTTTGACAGCAATATTCATACATCTAATCCCAATACTCATGG ATACAATGTTCAGATACAGAGCACCCCCACGCTGGCCTCTTCCACGCCCAGCCAGGGATCACGTCCCGATACGGGCATCTCAACGCAATCCGCTTCGTCTGCGTCGAAGAGCGGAAAGAGTACCGCAGGCCGCTCTGCTGGTGGTGGTACGGACACTGTGCCTAGTTTGACGAAGGAGATCAACTCGGGCCTGCTCTCCATGAAGAAGGGCTTCTCCAGTTTTATGACTTCCATTGACTCGGCTATCAAGTCGGGCACACCTAACGATGATGCCAGTGATACCTTCTCCATTCAGAGCGACATAAGCTCTGATTCGGAGAACTTTGCCATTGTCATGGGCGACGACAAGACCATGGACTGCATGGACGTCATGTTCCGCCTAAATCCCTTCACCACCGACAACAATATGAAGGCCTCCCCGGTGGAGGTGGCCAGTGAGGTGTACGAGGAACCGAGCAGCTACAAGACCAACATGTCATCGCCTTCGGAACCATCGGAGGGCAGTACCTGGCGACGCCGCGATCTTGTCTCCATGGCTACATTTAG ATTAACCACAGTAGAACTGATACGACAGCAGGAAGGACCCAAGTCTTCGGTGCGTTTGCAGGTGGCTGCGGTTTCCTGCGACGAGTGCGGTGCCATACCTTGGGATGAGCTGCAG ATCGCGCATCAAGCCAACAAG ACCAAATTCGGAGCGCGTTGTAAGGCCTGGAACCTGGCCCCATACAACCCAGAGGCTCCGCCCTGCATACGTCTACGCCTGGATGAGACGCTAAACATGCCGAACCAAATTGAAGGCATCATTGATCGTAAACGTATTCAGAG CTGGATCACTCATCATGCCGAGATTCGTGTGAAAGACATAGACATGGATCTGTCAATGAGCACCGTAATTGGATTGGGCGATCTGGCTGAGGATGAGGTCATCTCCTCGCCCATGCCCGTTACG ATAAATCTCGAAAATGTTCGCATTAACTTGCTTGAGGACCGTCCACCTGTCAATATTACCTCACCTGGTCCAGTGCCCATCAATCTGTGCATCGGACGCATGCGTTTGGAGCGTGATCAGAGCGGCCTGCTCAATATTCAGCCCATAG aTACTAATATGAGTGCCGGCCAACATCAGACTCTGGGCAACGCCTTGTTTAGGGCCCCACGTGAACGCGAACGGGAAGTGCTCTCCATGCAGCTGGTGATGCAGCAGATGAAGCTGGACAACGATCAGCTGCGCAGGCAGCTTGGGGACTCCAAAGTGAACACAGAAAGTTATAG ACAAAAGACCAAGCAGGAAACGGATGTGCTGCGTTCTTATTTGAAGGCCGCCCAggatgacataagcatactgCTGGAGGAGAAAAAGGCGTTGTTGGACACCATACGAGCCTTGCAg TTGAGACACGTTAAGCTTAAGAACACCACAAATAATAATGCAAGGACTAAAG CTTCAACTGACCTCATCGAATATGAGCCGAAAGAATGA
- the LOC108161899 gene encoding UHRF1-binding protein 1 isoform X5 translates to MVSLIKNQLLKHLSIYTKNLSSDKINLSTFRGEGELSNLELDERVLTELLELPSWLRLTSAWCNHVSFRISWTKLKSVPITLTLDEVRITIETCNPMTRDAGGGGSGSPAAAAAALPQVPQGKYSFIHKVVDGITIVVNTVNVNFVSAAFTASVQMSRIRVESKTPKWANADLRMTRLKDAQKGIILIFKELSWQTVRIEASSTQDKSLTPLRLLTNHARCRITIRKRLADCSLLASRLVLILDDLLWVLTDSQLKAALHFVDSLSGLIKAATHATQKTKAARKMQTLPEYKAQVEQQQNRLSESAHTTTAQRMFNAFDVRETSYHFFSQRIDLHLCDDEGDGRSSYPELDKGGALQVSVTAFQVDYYPYHLAKSDRSHWAKYKEASVAPALWLKESLNAFREAVLNLSQPNRPATHAPLERSTPASPIMLNASMLSSQHGGSVSNGSSTPTAAAASAAAGSGGSGSGSASASSQMSQAAQQRHTLENLAKLMSSCVILRIEDFTLYRVTTSGKKSMPKEFVSAQHKRKSKSSGDKDRYSFPAEMPIIHAEYTYFYYPGDFVFPLPPSKIFMHVNPIQVHFDLGSILWLNSFGLNLHESLLRTSVGSQNTPQQQQSQQQQRSALGSIASNGSYGTQMAALNVDQEPNLMYMDVKVEAIMPRVVMEAALDAPNQKDRPKTMQIQVSRFALTNIREMGSSRADLAQALHSLQEGSLVFGSGFPSVEGDMCIVTDRILSHVAASDVSMMSPMSPAGAGGQQLPRSASNQYLSRYVMWLEPRDVWCIKLDPVWVDFLGARSLGPNKSIPFVDAVPVTLWLHAGSAQAQLDLGKSTTASMESMGLTPLAPLPPLQPCNPFLSDEDVRVGASPPAAAAPALDLTADVHAIAHISNLVSLQIDHYQLLFLLRLAEELNEMSTFLNLDADRILQKQNEQKSIIFGCVVPQIEVTLVMPSPTPGKESSGGDAESVVPDSASLGDDLHMNSGNITWPTPPPLDQLKSNTFGSVESPSPVTNDPPLFDSNIHTSNPNTHGYNVQIQSTPTLASSTPSQGSRPDTGISTQSASSASKSGKSTAGRSAGGGTDTVPSLTKEINSGLLSMKKGFSSFMTSIDSAIKSGTPNDDASDTFSIQSDISSDSENFAIVMGDDKTMDCMDVMFRLNPFTTDNNMKASPVEVASEVYEEPSSYKTNMSSPSEPSEGSTWRRRDLVSMATFRLTTVELIRQQEGPKSSVRLQVAAVSCDECGAIPWDELQTKFGARCKAWNLAPYNPEAPPCIRLRLDETLNMPNQIEGIIDRKRIQSWITHHAEIRVKDIDMDLSMSTVIGLGDLAEDEVISSPMPVTINLENVRINLLEDRPPVNITSPGPVPINLCIGRMRLERDQSGLLNIQPIDTNMSAGQHQTLGNALFRAPREREREVLSMQLVMQQMKLDNDQLRRQLGDSKVNTESYRQKTKQETDVLRSYLKAAQDDISILLEEKKALLDTIRALQLQLTSSNMSRKNDGNR, encoded by the exons ATGGTCTCGCTGATAAAGAACCAATTGCTCAAGCATTTGTCCAT CTACACAAAGAACCTCTCATCGGACAAAATCAACCTGAGCACATTCCGCGGCGAGGGGGAGCTCTCGAACCTGGAGCTGGACGAGCGGGTGCTCACCGAGCTGCTGGAGTTACCCAGCTGGCTGCGCCTGACATCGGCTTGGTGCAACCATGTTTCCTTCCGCATTAGCTGGACAAAGCTGAAGAGCGTGCCCATCACACTG ACGCTGGATGAGGTGCGCATCACCATCGAAACCTGCAATCCCATGACACGCGATGCAGGAGGCGGAGGATCGGGATctcctgctgccgctgccgctgccctgCCACAAGTGCCTCAGGGGAAGTACAGTTTCATCCATAAGGTAGTCGACGGCATCACCATCGTGGTCAACACTGTGAATGTGAACTTTGTGAGCGCCGCCTTCACCGCCTCGGTGCAAATGTCGCGCATTCGAGTCGAGTCAAAGACTCCCAAGTGGGCCAATGCTGACCTCCGCATGACACGCCTCAAGGACGCCCAGAAGGGTATCATACTAATCTTCAAGGAGCTCTCCTGGCAGACCGTCCGCATCGAGGCcagctctactcaggacaaatcGCTGACTCCTCTGCGTCTGCTCACGAATCATGCCCGCTGCCGAATAACCATTCGCAAGCGTTTGGCGGACTGTTCGCTGCTCGCTTCCCGCCTGGTCCTCATCCTGGACGATCTTCTCTGGGTGCTAACCGACTCGCAGCTGAAGGCGGCTCTGCATTTTGTGGACTCCCTGTCGGGCCTCATCAAGGCGGCCACCCATGCCACGCAAAAGACAAAGGCGGCTCGCAAAATGCAG ACTCTGCCCGAGTACAAGGCCCAggtggagcagcagcagaaccgTCTGTCCGAATCGGCTCACACGACAACAGCACAGCGCATGTTCAATGCGTTCGATGTGCGCGAAACCTCGTACCACTTCTTCAGCCAGCGCATCGATCTGCATCTGTGCGACGACGAGGGGGACGGGCGTTCTAGCTACCCCGAGCTGGACAAGGGTGGCGCCCTGCAGGTCTCGGTAACGGCCTTTCAGGTCGACTACTATCCGTACCATCTGGCCAAATCGGATCGATCGCACTGGGCCAAGTACAAGGAGGCCTCGGTGGCACCGGCGCTGTGGTTGAAGGAATCCCTGAATGCCTTCCGCGAGGCAGTGCTCAATTTGAGCCAGCCCAATCGGCCGGCCACGCATGCCCCGCTCGAGCGGAGCACCCCGGCCTCACCCATTATGCTGAACGCAAGCATGCTAAGCTCCCAGCACGGGGGTAGCGTCTCCAATGGCAGCAGCACCCCCACTGCGGCAGctgcatctgctgctgctggctctggcggatccggctccggctctgcCTCGGCCAGCAGCCAAATGTCGCAGGCAGCTCAGCAGCGCCACACCCTGGAGAACCTGGCCAAGTTGATGAGTTCGTGCGTTATCCTGAGGATTGAGGACTTTACCCTGTATCGCGTTACTACTTCGGGCAAGAAGTCCATGCCAAAGGAATTCGTCTCAG CACAACATAAAAGGAAGAGCAAATCCTCAG GCGACAAGGATAGGTATTCGTTTCCCGCCGAGATGCCCATTATCCATGCCGAGTATACGTACTTCTACTACCCCGGAGACTTTGTCTTTCCAC TGCCACCTTCGAAGATATTTATGCATGTGAATCCTATTCAGGTGCACTTCGATCTCGGCTCCATTCTCTGGCTCAACTCCTTTGGCCTGAACCTGCACGAGAGTCTGCTGCGCACGAGTGTTGGCTCACAGAATacaccgcagcagcagcagtcgcaacagcagcaacgaAGTGCACTCGGCTCGATTGCCTCCAATGGCTCCTATGGCACACAGATGGCCGCATTGAATGTGGACCAGGAGCCCAATCTGATGTACATGGATGTCAAGGTGGAGGCGATTATGCCGCGTGTCGTCATGGAGGCGGCCCTGGATGCGCCCAACCAAAAGGACCGGCCAAAGACGATGCAGATCCAAGTGTCGCGTTTTGCCTTAACCAACATCCGCGAAATGGGAAGCTCTCGGGCGGACTTGGCCCAAGCGCTGCACTCTCTGCAGGAGGGTTCGCTAGTCTTCGGATCGGGTTTCCCGTCGGTCGAGGGTGACATGTGCATTGTCACGGATCGCATACTGTCCCATGTGGCGGCCTCGGATGTCAGCATGATGTCGCCCATGTCGCCGGCGGGTGCCGGTGGCCAGCAGCTGCCGCGCTCCGCCTCCAATCAGTACCTGTCCCGCTATGTTATGTGGCTGGAGCCCAGGGACGTGTGGTGCATTAAGCTGGATCCCGTGTGGGTGGATTTCCTGGGCGCTCGCTCGCTGGGCCCCAACAAATCTATTCCCTTTGTGGATGCTGTGCCCGTCACGCTCTGGTTGCATGCGGGTTCCGCCCAGGCACAACTGGATTTGGGAAAGAGCACCACAGCCAGCATGGAGAGTATGGGACTGACCCCACTGgcaccactgcccccgcttcAGCCCTGCAATCCCTTCCTGAGCGACGAGGATGTGCGTGTCGGTGCCAGCCctcctgctgcagctgctcctgctctcGATCTCACTGCGGATGTGCATGCCATAGCGCACATCTCGAATCTGGTCAGCCTGCAAATCGATCATTACCAGCTGCTCTTCTTGCTGCGACTCGCCGAGGAGCTCAATGAGATGTCTACCTTCCTCAATCTGGATGCCGATCGCATCCTGCAAAAA CAAAATGAACAAAAGTCGATTATTTTTGGCTGCGTTGTGCCGCAGATCGAGGTGACGCTCGTGATGCCATCGCCAACACCTGGTAAGGAATCAAGTGGTGGTGATGCTGAAAGTGTCGTACCCGATTCAGCTAGTTTGGGTGACGATTTACACATGAATA GCGGAAACATCACCTGGCCTACACCACCGCCGTTGGATCAGCTGAAGAGCAATACATTTGGCAGCGTTGAGTCACCATCGCCTGTCACCAACGATCCGCCGCTTTTTGACAGCAATATTCATACATCTAATCCCAATACTCATGG ATACAATGTTCAGATACAGAGCACCCCCACGCTGGCCTCTTCCACGCCCAGCCAGGGATCACGTCCCGATACGGGCATCTCAACGCAATCCGCTTCGTCTGCGTCGAAGAGCGGAAAGAGTACCGCAGGCCGCTCTGCTGGTGGTGGTACGGACACTGTGCCTAGTTTGACGAAGGAGATCAACTCGGGCCTGCTCTCCATGAAGAAGGGCTTCTCCAGTTTTATGACTTCCATTGACTCGGCTATCAAGTCGGGCACACCTAACGATGATGCCAGTGATACCTTCTCCATTCAGAGCGACATAAGCTCTGATTCGGAGAACTTTGCCATTGTCATGGGCGACGACAAGACCATGGACTGCATGGACGTCATGTTCCGCCTAAATCCCTTCACCACCGACAACAATATGAAGGCCTCCCCGGTGGAGGTGGCCAGTGAGGTGTACGAGGAACCGAGCAGCTACAAGACCAACATGTCATCGCCTTCGGAACCATCGGAGGGCAGTACCTGGCGACGCCGCGATCTTGTCTCCATGGCTACATTTAG ATTAACCACAGTAGAACTGATACGACAGCAGGAAGGACCCAAGTCTTCGGTGCGTTTGCAGGTGGCTGCGGTTTCCTGCGACGAGTGCGGTGCCATACCTTGGGATGAGCTGCAG ACCAAATTCGGAGCGCGTTGTAAGGCCTGGAACCTGGCCCCATACAACCCAGAGGCTCCGCCCTGCATACGTCTACGCCTGGATGAGACGCTAAACATGCCGAACCAAATTGAAGGCATCATTGATCGTAAACGTATTCAGAG CTGGATCACTCATCATGCCGAGATTCGTGTGAAAGACATAGACATGGATCTGTCAATGAGCACCGTAATTGGATTGGGCGATCTGGCTGAGGATGAGGTCATCTCCTCGCCCATGCCCGTTACG ATAAATCTCGAAAATGTTCGCATTAACTTGCTTGAGGACCGTCCACCTGTCAATATTACCTCACCTGGTCCAGTGCCCATCAATCTGTGCATCGGACGCATGCGTTTGGAGCGTGATCAGAGCGGCCTGCTCAATATTCAGCCCATAG aTACTAATATGAGTGCCGGCCAACATCAGACTCTGGGCAACGCCTTGTTTAGGGCCCCACGTGAACGCGAACGGGAAGTGCTCTCCATGCAGCTGGTGATGCAGCAGATGAAGCTGGACAACGATCAGCTGCGCAGGCAGCTTGGGGACTCCAAAGTGAACACAGAAAGTTATAG ACAAAAGACCAAGCAGGAAACGGATGTGCTGCGTTCTTATTTGAAGGCCGCCCAggatgacataagcatactgCTGGAGGAGAAAAAGGCGTTGTTGGACACCATACGAGCCTTGCAg CTTCAACTGACCTCATCGAATATGAGCCGAAAGAATGATGGGAATAGGTAG